From the genome of Acidihalobacter aeolianus:
TGGGTTACATCACCAAGGGCGAGGGCGTGGTCATCCATCGCAGCGACTGCCCGAACATCCTCAATCTGCCCGACGCCCAGCGCAAACGCCTGATCGAGGCGGACTGGGGCGAGCGCCCGCACAGCTATCCGGTGGATGTGCACATCGAGGCCTTCGACCGTCAGGGCCTGCTGCGCGACATCACCCAGACCCTGACCAACGAGAAGATCAACGTCCTCGCGGCCAACACGCGCACCAACCGCGAGGACCAGTCGGTGATCATGGATCTCGAAATCGAGATCGTGGACATCCCGCAGCTCGGCCGGGTGCTCGACAGGCTGAGCCAGCTGCCCAATGTCATCAGCGCGGAACGCAAGCACTAAAAATATGAAAAAATAGATATTTATATTTTTAAGTTAACGTAATTAATCATATAGGTTGTGTTGCCGCTCTGTGCGACGGAGCAACCGGCGAGGAGGAATCATGCCCGTAGCTGAAATCGACGATCTGCGTCTGCACTACCGCCAGGACGGTCCCGAGGATGCACCGGTGGTGGTGCTCTCCAGCTCGCTCGGCGAGGCGCTCGAGATGTGGAATCCGCAGATTCCGGCGCTGAGCGAGCGTTTTCGGGTATTGCGTTACGATACCCGAGGACACGGCCGCAGCAGCGTCCCGCTGGGTCCTTATACCATCGAGCGCCTGGGCCGCGACGTGCTCGGCCTGCTCGACGCGCTCGATATCGAGCGCGCTAACTTCTGCGGGCTTTCGTTGGGCGGCATGACCGGCATCTGGCTCGGCAGCCACGCCGCCGACCGTCTCGAACGTCTGGTGCTGTGCAATACCGCGGCCAAGCTCGGCAGCCCCGAGGACTGGGAAGCACGCATATGTCAACTCGCCGAGGGCGGCATGAACGCAGTGATCGGCACCACCATGGAGCGCTGGTTCACGCCGGGCTTCCGCGAGCGCGAGCGCGCCGAGTGCACCGCGATCCAGGCCATGCTCAACGTGACCGATCCGGTGGGCTATGCCGCCTGCTGCGCCGCCATCCGCGACATGGATCAGCGTACGGACCTCGTCCGCATCGGCGTGCCCACACTGGTGATCGCGGGCCGACACGACCCGGTGACGCCGCCCGACGCGATGCGCGCGCTGGCCGAGGGAATTCCACAGGCAGAGTTGGTGACGTTGGACGCGGCCCATCTGTCCAATGTCGAGGCGGCCGAGGCGTTCACGCGCAGCCTGATCGGGTTCCTCGACAAGGGGGCTCTCTGATTGTGTGGCATATCCCACAGCATCTATAAATCGAGTCGATATACTTATTGGTGCGTATCGATCTGGGGAGACGAGCGTATGTCGATGAAGGATTCGAACAACCGTTTCGGCTGGCTGACCATCACCAACCACTGGCTGACCGCCGCACTGATCCTGCTCATGCTCGTCGTGGGCTTCTACATGGCCGACTTGCCGCGCGGTCCCGACAAGCTGCAGATGATCGGGGTACACAAGTCCATCGGCATCACCATCCTGCTGCTGGTGATCCTGCGCATTTTCTGGCGTGCTGTGAATCCCATGCCGGTACTGCTCGGGGCGCCGCCGCGTTGGCGACACAGGCTGGCGCGCACGGTGCAGTTTTCGCTGATCGCCCTGATCCTGCTGATGCCGCTCAGCGGCTGGATCATGTCCTCGGCGGGCGGGCACCCGTTCTCGTTCTTCGGCCTGTTCACGCTGCCGCCGCTGGTGGGCAAGAGCAAGGCGCTCGGCGAGGCCTTTCACGAAATCCACGAACTCCTGGCCTTCGCCATCATCGCGGTGCTCACGGTCCACGTGCTCGCTGCGTTGCGACACGCCTTTCTGGATCGCGACGCGACCCTGCTGCGCATGCTGGGCCGGCCCGGACGCGACTGAGCGGGACGTCCGTAGCGAACGGGCCGCGTACGACACGGGCGGCCCGCACCAGACAGGCGTTTATTCCACGACGATCCGTCCCTTCATGCCGGCCTCCCGGTGGCCGGGCAGCAGGCAGGCGTATTCGAATTTGCCCGGCCGGTCGAAGCGCCAGACCAGGCCGCCGCGTTGGCCGGCCTTGAGCTGGATCATGTTCGGTGCGACATGCGCCATCGCAGGCATCTTGCGCATCATCTCGGCGTGCTGTGCGAGCCTGTCCGCGGGCCCGATGACCATTTCGTGCACCAGATGTCCCTGGTTGCGCACGAAGAAGCGGATGGTTTCTCCCGTCTTGATGTGCAGCTCGGCGGGCGCGAAGCGCATGGCGTCGCTCATGTCGATCTCGACGGTGCGGTCGACCCGCGCGGGGTCGCCGGGGCTGCCCGCCATTCCGCCGTGCAGGTCGTGCCCGTCGGCGCTCATGCCTTCATGCATGCCCATGTTTCCGTGCATGCCGTTCATCCGGTCCATGCCGGGCATGGCGTGTCCGGGCATCTGCACGTCGCTGCCGTGCATGGCTCCGGGCATCATCGGGGCTTTCGGTTCGCCGTTCGCCAGCGCGAGCGCTGGCAACAGGGCGACCAGGCCGATCAGGGTGGATGTCTTCATGGGCTGTCTCCTTGAGAGGATGGGGTGGACCCCGGGGTGGTTCAGAACCAGAAGTGCAGTCCGGCGACCCAGCGGGTTTCGCGCGCGGGTTCACCGGCGGCGCGTGCGAAATCGGCGGTTTCTCCGAACTTGCCGGCCCATTCGACACCGACGTAGGGCGCGAACTGGCGCCCGAATTCGCGCCTCAGGCGCAGCCCGGCACTGGCGTCGGACAGGCCGCTGCCGAGGCTGCGCGCCGCGTCGCGACGGCCGTAGAGATTTGCCTCCAGGCGTGGCTGCAGGATCAGTCGCTGGGTGATACGCAGGTCGTATTCGGTGGCGGCATACAGCGCGGTGCGGCCATCGCCGCCGACGTAGGCGGTGACGTCGGTCTCGAACCAGTAGGGCGCAAGGCCCTCGAAGCCGAAGGCCAGCCAGGTGCGCGAAGGATCGATGCCGCTGTCGTGGCGCACGCCGAGCTGACCGTTCCAGAAGGCGGAAAGCGCATGGCTCCAGAAGGCCTGGGTGGTAGCTTCCTGCAGCCTGCCGTTTGCGATGTGGCCCTCGGCCTTGACCACCAGGCGGTTGAAGTCGCGCCCGATCCAGGCCTGGGCATCGTAGGCGGTGGCGTCGCCGTGAGAGGTGAAAACGCGTTCCAGCCGGTCCACGCGCACGGCGTGGAACCGCTTCTCGTCGGCAAGGTGCAGGCGTTGTTTGTCGGGCAGCGCGTACGCGCCGGAGGTGAGGGTGTAGCCGTCGGCGTAGGCATGCGGGTCGCGTGCATCGGCCGGCGCGCTGCCGCCCTGCATGGACATGCTGTCGTGCGTCATTGCGCCGCTGCTTGCGGGGGCAGGCGTGGCGCCGTGGTTCATGGCTGGCGCTGCGGCGTGTCCCATGCCGGCATGGACCATGCCAGCGTGATCGCCCGACATGGTGCCGTGGGACGGTTTGGCATCGGTCTGACCGGCAGGGGCGCCGTGCATCATGCCGTCGTGCTGCATGGGCGGTACGGCGGCGTCCGGTGTGGTCGTATCCGCCTGCACGGCCGTCGCGGCGAGCAGCGCGGCGACGGTCAGGTTCAGGATGGCGGTGCGGGGCAGATTCATCGTCGTTCTCCTTCTGGCGGTGCCTGTGTTTCAGGCGACCACGACCTCGCGGAACATGCCCGCATCCATGTGAAACATCAGGTGGCAATGCCAGGCCCAGCGGCCGCGCGCGTCGGCGGTGACCAGAAAGCTGATGCGCTGCGCGGGTTGCACCGCGATGGTATGCAACCGCGCCTGGAATTCGCCGCTCGGCGATTCGAGTTCGCTCCACATGCCGTGCAGGTGCATGGGGTGGGTCATCATGGTGTCGTTGTGCAGGATCACGCGCAGGCGTTCGCCGTAGCGGAAATGCACCGGCGTGGAATCGCCGAAAGGCAGGCCGTCGAAGGCCCAGGTGTAGCGCTCCATGTTGCCGGTCAGGTGTAGCTCGATCTCGCGCTCGGGACCGCGCGGGTCGAGCGGCCCGCCCAGAGTATGAAGATCGGCTAGGGTGAGGCTGCGGTGGCCGTTGCCGCGCAGGCCCACGCCGGGATCGTCCAGGTTGGTGCGCGGCATATCGACGCGCATGTCGGTGCCGGGGCCGTATTCGGTGCGCGCGTGGCGTACGGGGGGGCTGCCGCCGGCGGCTGGCATGGCCATGCCGTGCGCGCCGTGCGCCATCGGCTGCCCGGCCGGGTTCATGCCGCCGTGGTTCATGCTGACGTGTCCGGCCGCGGCGTGCTCCATGCCGCCCATCGCGCCCATCATGTCAGTCATGGTGAGCTGTTCGATTCGGTCGAGCGCGGGCACCGGCGCATTCAGCCCCTCGCGCACCGCGAGGGTGCCGCGCGCATAGCCGCTGCGGTCCATGGACTGCGCGAAGATGGTGTAGGCCTCGTCGTGCGGGCTCACGATCACGTCGTAGGTCTCGCCGGGGCCGAAGCGGAACTCGTCGACCGTCACCGGTTCGACGTCGACGCCGTCGGCCTGCACGACGGTGAGCTTGAGTCCGGGGATGCGCACGTCGTAGAAGCTGTTGGCGGCGCCGTTGACGAAGCGCAGGCGCACGCGCTCGCCGGGGCGGAACAGCCCGGTCCAGTTGCCGGCCGGCGTGGTGCCGTTCATCAGGTAGGTGAGGGTGTCGCCCGACACGTCCGCGAGGTCGGTCGGGCTCATGCGCATCCGGTTCCACATGCGCCGCTTGCCGAATGCGGCGGCGACCCCCTCGTGCGCGGCGTCGCGGAAGAAATCCATCGCCGTGGGCTGATGGTAATTGTAATAGTCGCTGTGCGACTTGAGCTTGGCGAAGACGCGCATGGGATCCTCGTCGGTCCAGTCGGACAGGGCGATCACGTGCTCGCGGTCGGCGCGGATGGTCTCGCCGCCGGCTGGCTCGACGACGATGGCACCGTACAGGCCGGTCTGCTCCTGCATGCCGCTGTGCGAGTGATACCAATAGGTGCCGCTCTGGCCGACCTTGAAGCGGTAGACGAAGGTTTCGCCGGGCGCGATTCCGGGGAAGCTGATGCCGGGCACGCCGTCCATCCGGTAGGGCAGGATGATGCCGTGCCAGTGGATCGAGGTGACCTCGCGCAGGCGGTTGGTCACGCGCAGGGTCACGGTGTCGCCCTCGCGCCAGTGCAGGGTCGGCGCCGGGATCGAGCCGTTGATGGTGGTGGCGATGCGCGGCTGGCCGGTGAAGTTGACGGCTGACTCGGCGATCACGAGATCGAACTCGGTGCCGCGCAGCCCCGGTGCTCCGGTTGCGGCCGTGCGGCCTACGCTGCTCGCGGCGGCCGCAAGCGAGGGGGCGAGGCCAAGCATCACGCCCCCGGCCGCGAGACCCTGGACGAAGCGTCGGCGGCGAAGATCAGGGCCTGTCGGGACTCGGGTCATGTCGTCTGCTCCTCCTGCGG
Proteins encoded in this window:
- the pcaD gene encoding 3-oxoadipate enol-lactonase gives rise to the protein MPVAEIDDLRLHYRQDGPEDAPVVVLSSSLGEALEMWNPQIPALSERFRVLRYDTRGHGRSSVPLGPYTIERLGRDVLGLLDALDIERANFCGLSLGGMTGIWLGSHAADRLERLVLCNTAAKLGSPEDWEARICQLAEGGMNAVIGTTMERWFTPGFRERERAECTAIQAMLNVTDPVGYAACCAAIRDMDQRTDLVRIGVPTLVIAGRHDPVTPPDAMRALAEGIPQAELVTLDAAHLSNVEAAEAFTRSLIGFLDKGAL
- a CDS encoding cytochrome b, producing MSMKDSNNRFGWLTITNHWLTAALILLMLVVGFYMADLPRGPDKLQMIGVHKSIGITILLLVILRIFWRAVNPMPVLLGAPPRWRHRLARTVQFSLIALILLMPLSGWIMSSAGGHPFSFFGLFTLPPLVGKSKALGEAFHEIHELLAFAIIAVLTVHVLAALRHAFLDRDATLLRMLGRPGRD
- a CDS encoding cupredoxin domain-containing protein; translation: MKTSTLIGLVALLPALALANGEPKAPMMPGAMHGSDVQMPGHAMPGMDRMNGMHGNMGMHEGMSADGHDLHGGMAGSPGDPARVDRTVEIDMSDAMRFAPAELHIKTGETIRFFVRNQGHLVHEMVIGPADRLAQHAEMMRKMPAMAHVAPNMIQLKAGQRGGLVWRFDRPGKFEYACLLPGHREAGMKGRIVVE
- a CDS encoding copper resistance protein B, which encodes MNLPRTAILNLTVAALLAATAVQADTTTPDAAVPPMQHDGMMHGAPAGQTDAKPSHGTMSGDHAGMVHAGMGHAAAPAMNHGATPAPASSGAMTHDSMSMQGGSAPADARDPHAYADGYTLTSGAYALPDKQRLHLADEKRFHAVRVDRLERVFTSHGDATAYDAQAWIGRDFNRLVVKAEGHIANGRLQEATTQAFWSHALSAFWNGQLGVRHDSGIDPSRTWLAFGFEGLAPYWFETDVTAYVGGDGRTALYAATEYDLRITQRLILQPRLEANLYGRRDAARSLGSGLSDASAGLRLRREFGRQFAPYVGVEWAGKFGETADFARAAGEPARETRWVAGLHFWF
- a CDS encoding copper resistance system multicopper oxidase, with the protein product MTRVPTGPDLRRRRFVQGLAAGGVMLGLAPSLAAAASSVGRTAATGAPGLRGTEFDLVIAESAVNFTGQPRIATTINGSIPAPTLHWREGDTVTLRVTNRLREVTSIHWHGIILPYRMDGVPGISFPGIAPGETFVYRFKVGQSGTYWYHSHSGMQEQTGLYGAIVVEPAGGETIRADREHVIALSDWTDEDPMRVFAKLKSHSDYYNYHQPTAMDFFRDAAHEGVAAAFGKRRMWNRMRMSPTDLADVSGDTLTYLMNGTTPAGNWTGLFRPGERVRLRFVNGAANSFYDVRIPGLKLTVVQADGVDVEPVTVDEFRFGPGETYDVIVSPHDEAYTIFAQSMDRSGYARGTLAVREGLNAPVPALDRIEQLTMTDMMGAMGGMEHAAAGHVSMNHGGMNPAGQPMAHGAHGMAMPAAGGSPPVRHARTEYGPGTDMRVDMPRTNLDDPGVGLRGNGHRSLTLADLHTLGGPLDPRGPEREIELHLTGNMERYTWAFDGLPFGDSTPVHFRYGERLRVILHNDTMMTHPMHLHGMWSELESPSGEFQARLHTIAVQPAQRISFLVTADARGRWAWHCHLMFHMDAGMFREVVVA